The Luteolibacter rhizosphaerae region CAGCATCCCTCCCTCGCTCACCACCAGACAGGCGATGGCACGCCCCGGATAGCCCAGCGTCCGCAGCACCGCATTCTCCTTCACCCGGCCGCGCACCACCAGCAGCAGCGCATTCGCCACCAGCGCCGCCACCGCGATCACCGCGCCGACACCGAGCCAGCGCGTGAACCCGATCAACTGGATCAGCTGTGCCGCAGACTCCGCGAAGAAGGCCTTCTCCGGCCGCGTGTCGGTCGGCTGCGCATCGGAGTGGAAGCGCTCGTCAATCGCCTTCGCCACCGGGCCGAGATCCTTCGAGGCATTCACCCGCACATTGAACTGCGTCACGGTGCCCAATCCCACCTTCGAGGCTCGCTGCAGGAAGGGCAACTTCACGTAGGCCACGTTGTTGTCCTGTGCGAAAGGCGAGCTGATGATCGCGGAGACAGTCACCGTCACCCCCGCACCATCGAAGCTGTCACCCGGCTTCAAGCCGCGCCGCTTCGCGAAGACCTCGCCGAGCAAGGCTCCGTCCCCGCGATCCTTCCACTGCTGCATGCTTCCTTCCAGCACTTGGATCTCCGGCGCGAACTTCTCCAGTTGATCGTCAGGAACCCCGCGGAACGTGATCACATCCAGCGATGCCCCGCAGTTGTTCACCACGATCTGCACCGGGATCACCTCGCGCACACCCTCGATCCGCCGGATCTCATCGGCATAGTGCTCCGGCAACTGGCTCGCCGAGGGGCAGTAGCGATTCTGGCGATACACCACCAGCGTGGTATCGGCCGCCGTCTCCTCCGTCGCCTTCGCGAGCGCCCGCTGCAGCGTCTCTACCGCGGTGAAGAGGAACATGCCCGTCGCCACCCCCAGGATCGTCAGCAGCGAGCGCACCTTGTGCCGCGTGAGCTGGATCCACGAGAGACGTAGTAGATTCAGGATCGCACTCATGACAGGATCAGCTGGCCTTTCTCCAGATGCAGCGTTCGATCGGCAGCCTCCGCCGCCTTCGGATCGTGCGTCACCATCACGATGGTCTTGCCATGATCGCGG contains the following coding sequences:
- a CDS encoding ABC transporter permease encodes the protein MSAILNLLRLSWIQLTRHKVRSLLTILGVATGMFLFTAVETLQRALAKATEETAADTTLVVYRQNRYCPSASQLPEHYADEIRRIEGVREVIPVQIVVNNCGASLDVITFRGVPDDQLEKFAPEIQVLEGSMQQWKDRGDGALLGEVFAKRRGLKPGDSFDGAGVTVTVSAIISSPFAQDNNVAYVKLPFLQRASKVGLGTVTQFNVRVNASKDLGPVAKAIDERFHSDAQPTDTRPEKAFFAESAAQLIQLIGFTRWLGVGAVIAVAALVANALLLVVRGRVKENAVLRTLGYPGRAIACLVVSEGGMLGLVGGVTGVALSAGFLKWQNITMGNEGQTLSVQPDALVVASGIVAALLLGVFASLWPAFQAIRQPIVKNLRN